In Mytilus edulis chromosome 7, xbMytEdul2.2, whole genome shotgun sequence, a single genomic region encodes these proteins:
- the LOC139483088 gene encoding uncharacterized protein → MRENAIVIGVHERKEENVKAELKLIFKNVLKITENIKIDRAHRIGTQTNQNSTRPIVVKFHDYNDREHVINTARTISKQNKDLPNGIYITPQFPDDMRENRKRLVQKQKEYKEVDVDTKIKGNSLFFIKSGSKYVEKVSTPKALAIFDANNKSKFGTFEQTSSNEVSDNGHTYCVTAAVTTTYAEIREAARQIMQGPVSACTYNTLVYRFTDKDGHTHDGYDDDRDYGIGSRILDYLKEIDAHTITIISSRTPPSGTAKIGSRTNNIILEGVKSVLRKM, encoded by the coding sequence ATGAGGGAAAATGCTATAGTAATAGGGGTTCATGAACGAAAAGAAGAAAACGTAAAAGCggaattaaaattgattttcaaaaatgttttgaaaataactgaaaatatcaaaattgaccGAGCCCATAGAATAGGGACCCAGACAAATCAAAACAGCACCCGTCCTATAGTTGTAAAATTCCATGACTACAATGACCGGGAGCATGTCATAAACACTGCACGAACAATAAGCAAACAGAACAAAGACTTACCAAATGGGATATACATAACTCCACAGTTTCCAGACGATATGCGTGAAAACAGAAAAAGACTGGTACAAAAACAAAAGGAGTACAAAGAAGTAGATGTAGACACTAAAATTAAAGGAAACAGtttattctttattaaaagtGGATCTAAATATGTGGAAAAAGTGTCAACACCAAAAGCATTAGCAATTTTTGATGCCAATAACAAGTCTAAATTTGGTACATTTGAACAAACTAGTTCCAATGAAGTTAGTGACAATGGTCATACTTATTGTGTCACAGCTGCTGTCACCACAACATACGCAGAAATTCGTGAAGCTGCCCGACAAATAATGCAGGGCCCAGTATCAGCATGCACATACAACACGTTGGTATATAGGTTTACAGACAAAGACGGACATACACACGACGGGTACGATGACGACAGAGACTACGGAATTGGATCAAGGATACTTGACTACTTAAAAGAAATAGATGCACATACCATTACTATTATTTCCTCACGTACACCTCCATCTGGTACAGCAAAGATAGGTTCAAGAACAAACAATATTATCTTGGAGGGAGTAAAGTCGGTTCTCCgcaaaatgtag